Proteins from one Sarcophilus harrisii chromosome 2, mSarHar1.11, whole genome shotgun sequence genomic window:
- the LOC100920345 gene encoding lateral signaling target protein 2 homolog, producing MLPAALRKWLNRPKRSDPRLLAQFFFADERVTQVVTEIICLDVQEDPQHYLVLLNQLHASQEQLLAVMEQIIEETLSGDRRPRDYVAKFPEELLGVNLGSHVLFAAECLVAGSFVETDEHAQQLLQPLARDLLLSLEQARALLREQSLSRPGPCSQSLRSALRRFDDLFADFEFNYVAMVAPVKSPEELEQQQEVAVLFCETVARALELGYLTQEMIDSYDPSLMLTIPRLAIISGLLIHPEGPLSLNPPDATAYVFSPFQSLLQKIQALLVVLSADELFTLERSLCMADTPWEAMDNPRQESSVANTSCQPRVRTLQPASHVPFKQNPTPACPDQGLKASSESLGTKPGTSFLWTDSGDAACPLLLQVPTKAESPGTVQHSREPGRREPRRYGVCQDVGQDQLATARSLQAEMGWALRTSYSSPQNMLHSLFVCISGVADQLQTNFASELRAILHMVFQVVVSKPGPEEETEEGGCGLATTLADCTLCGEYGQEEPPAWVPDHACFHCTACQTPFSLTRRRHHCRNCGKIFCSRCSSKSVPLPWFGYMKPVRVCLHCYAAHVIPGCS from the exons ATGCTGCCTGCCGCTCTGAGGAAGTGGTTGAATCGGCCTAAG AGGTCAGATCCGCGGCTGCTGGCTCAATTTTTCTTTGCTGATGAACGGGTGACACAAGTGGTAACCGAAATCATCTGCCTTGATGTACAGGAAGACCCTCAGCACTATCTGGTGCTGCTGAATCAACTTCATGCCAGCCAG GAGCAGCTACTGGCAGTGATGGAGCAGATAATAGAGGAGACTCTGTCTGGTGATCGAAGGCCCCGGGACTATGTGGCCAAGTTCCCAGAGGAGCTGCTGGGAGTGAACCTAGGGTCCCATGTGCTCTTTGCTGCTGAG TGCCTGGTGGCTGGCTCCTTTGTGGAAACGGATGAGCATGCCCAGCAGCTGCTCCAGCCTTTAGCCCGAGACCTGCTGCTGAGCCTGGAGCAGGCTCGGGCTCTCCTGCGGGAGCAGAGTCTCAGTCGCCCTGGGCCCTGTTCTCAGTCTCTGCGTTCTGCTCTGCGGCGTTTTGACGACCTCTTTGCCGACTTTGAGTTCAA CTATGTGGCAATGGTAGCACCTGTGAAATCCCCGGAGGAGCTTGAACAGCAGCAGGAAGTGGCTGTTCTTTTCTGTGAGACAGTAGCCAG GGCCCTGGAACTTGGCTACCTAACCCAGGAGATGATTGACAGCTATGACCCTAGTCTCATGTTGACCATACCTCGCCTGGCTATTATCAG TGGCCTTCTCATTCACCCTGAGGGCCCTCTGAGCCTGAACCCACCTGATGCTACAGCTTATGTCTTCAGTCCCTTTCAAAGTCTTTTGCAGAAGATCCA GGCCTTATTGGTAGTATTATCAGCTGATGAGCTCTTCACACTTGAACGGAGCCTGTGTATGGCAGATACCCCCTGGGAGGCAATGGACAATCCCAGACAAGAGAGCTCAGTAGCTAACACTTCTTGTCAGCCTCGGGTCAGGACCCTACAACCTGCCTCACATGTGCCCTTCAAGCAGAATCCAACCCCTGCTTGTCCAGATCAGGGGTTAAAAGCATCAAGTGAGAGTTTGGGAACCAAGCCAGGTACCTCCTTCCTGTGGACTGACTCTGGAGATGCTGCCTGCCCCTTGCTGTTACAAGTACCCACTAAAGCCGAATCCCCAGGCACCGTCCAACATTCAAGAGAGCCAGGGAGACGAGAGCCCAGAAGATATGGTGTCTGCCAAGATGTTGGGCAAGACCAGCTGGCGACTGCCAG GTCCTTGCAGGCAGAGATGGGCTGGGCACTCCGGACCAGCTACTCGAGCCCTCAGAACATGCTCcactctctctttgtctgtatCTCAG GTGTAGCTGACCAGTTGCAGACCAACTTTGCCAGCGAACTCCGAGCCATCCTGCATATGGTGTTCCAGGTGGTGGTATCTAAGCCTGGGCCAG aggaagaaacagaggaagGAGGATGTGGGTTGGCTACCACTCTGGCAGATTGCACCCTGTGTGGTGAATATGGCCAAGAAG AGCCTCCTGCCTGGGTCCCAGACCATGCCTGTTTTCATTGCACTGCATGCCAGACTCCCTTTAGCCTCACTCGCCGAAGGCACCACTGCCGGAACTGTGGGAAG ATCTTCTGCTCACGATGTTCCTCCAAATCCGTGCCTCTGCCTTGGTTTGGCTACATGAAGCCCGTGCGGGTGTGTCTCCACTGCTACGCTGCCCACGTCATCCCAGGCTGCTCCTGA